The DNA window CCATTTTGCAATTCCAATAAATGGCATCTTTGCAGTCTCTATAAATGGCGCATGAAATTCCATTGGAACATTAAGCAAACCTCCCCCAAGGTAAGGGATTATAGCATCGCTTAATGTAGCTATTCCAATGGAGCCTGTATAGCCAATGAGAATTGCCGCCCAGAGTTTACCCCTTCCGTACAATTTATACATAGCTGTTGTTACAAGCGCGCTAAAGACAACATGAAGGGGATGTAAAGTGTAAAAAAGTACATCGGAAATCCCCCTGGAAGCATGAGAAAAAACTATTACAACCATGATTATAATGCCTGTAACAGCTCCAAGCATAGTAAATGGAACATGCCTTTTTAATTCCTTAGAAATTTGTTTTAACATCACATCTTCCTTTCTTTTAGTTAAATAAAAATTAGTCTTTTATCCTACAATTAGAACATATACCTTCTATCTGCAAAAAATGATTTAATACTTTAAATCCATTGATCCTTTTCTTTTTAAACAAATTCCCTTCAAAAAATTCTCCAACTTTGCCGCATTTTATACATACTATATGATGGTGGTGTTTGTTGTCCTTTGCCTTGCATAATCCATAATAAAGCCTTCTATCCGGCATCTGAATTTTTGTAAGTATCCCACACTTTGAAAATAACTCCAGATTCCTATAGATGCTTGGTAAGCCTAGATGTTTAAACTTCTTTTTCAAGCCTTTCCAAATAACTTCAGGACTTAGATATCGTTCCCTGCTTAAAAAGAAAGCTATAATAGCTATACGCCGAGGAGTAAGCTTAAAATTCTTTTCCTGCAATTTGTCTAGATATATTTTCACAGCTTTCCAAAAACAAATAGAAACAATTTCTGTTTGGGATATTACAAGAACTGCTATTTTCCTGTCAAGTTTTTTTCTGATTCTGTCAAGCCAAAAAATTTTCACTTGACAGGCAAAAACGGATATGTTAGATTTGCTTAACAAATAAAGACGCCTCTAAAGATTTAAGGTTTTGATATGAAAAAAGATAAAAAATGCAGTCCGGATATGGAGGATTATCTGGAGGCTATACTTGTTCTTAAAGAAAGACATAAGGTTGCGAGAGTTAGAGACATAAGCCGCCTGATGAATGTAAAACCACCCAGTGTAGCCTCAGCTCTACACACTCTTTCCAGAGATAATTTTGTGATTCATGAGGCATATGGCTATGTCGACCTTACTCCAGAAGGAGAAGAATTAGCTAAAAGAATACAAAAGCGCCATGAAATGCTGAGCAAATTCCTGAGAGAAATTCTGTGTATTAATCCAAAAATAGCGGCAGAAGATGCCTGCAGAATGGAGCATGCGATCAGTCAGGAAACATCAAAAAAGTTGACAAAGTTCCTGGAGTTTGTACAAACCTGCCCGGAGCATGACAGGCCTGATTGGCTGAAGAGTTTTGATCATTATTTTAAGACTGGCAAGCGGCTAACGTGTAAGATAAGAGAGCTTAAACAGAAAGATGATACTTAGTAATTTATGAAAGGGGAAAAATATGGTTGATATGGTATTAAGCGAACTAAAACCAGGTCAAGGAGGCAAGATTACGAAGATCTCGGGCAAAGGTTCTGTTCGCAGGCGAATTTTGGATATGGGAGTTGTTAAGGGAGCGGACATAGAGATGGAGCGGGTTGCTCCATTAGGGGATCCGATTGAAGTAAAGATAAAAGGGTATCATCTCTCCCTGCGTAAAGAAGAAGCTTCGGATATACATGTGGAAATAAAAAAATGAAGGGGCAGTATTTACCTTTGAATATGGTCTCACCTGGCAGAAAAGTGAAACTAGTTGCAGTAAGAGGTGGTCAGGGTATAAGAAGAAGGCTTAATGATATGGGGTTAAGTATAGGGGTGGAATTTAGAATTATACACTCCCACTTTTTCGGGCCATGTATTATTGCTGTAGATGATACAAGATTGATTCTTGGCCGTGGAATGTCTCATAAGATATTGGTAGAAGATACATCTTAAATTTTTTTATGTATAAAGTTAGATAGATACAACATAGTTATATATATAAAACAAAGAGGAGGAATAAAGAATGCAAAAGAAGCTAACTATTGCTTTAGCAGGTAATCCCAATTCAGGGAAAACAACCTTGTTTAATAATCTAACGGGAGCGCGCCAGCATGTAGGCAATTATCCAGGAGTAACTGTTGAGAAAAAGGAAGGGACTTTAAAGTATAAGGATTACTCAATAAACATAGTTGATTTGCCGGGAACGTACAGTTTAACAGCTTATTCAATGGACGAGATTGTCACACGTAATTTTGTGATAGAAGAAAAACCGGATGTAGTAATTGATGTTATTGATACTTCCAATCTTGAGAGAAATCTGTATTTAGCCACACAGTTTATGGAGTTGGGCGTTCCTTTAATCCTTGCTTTAAACATGTCTGATGTAGCAAAAAAGCAAGGAACAAAGATAGATAAAAACAGGTTAGCTGAACTTTTAGGCGTTCCTATTGTTTCTACTGTAGCTACTAAAAAAATTGGCATGAAAGAATTACTTGATGAGATAGTGAGTCTTGTTGAAGCCGGAACTGAACCAGAAAAAACAATTGTACATTATGGGAAGGAGATTCGTGAAGAGCTAAAAAAACTTGAGGAAATTCTCAAAAAAGATAAACCTCTTGGAGAAAAATATCCTTTAAGATGGCTGGCAGTAAAGCTCTTAGAAACAGACGAGGAGATTATAAAAAAAATAGAGGAAAGTTCCTTTTCGGAGGAGATTCTAAGCGCGGTAGAAAAGAGTACTGCTCATTTAAAAAGCATCTTTAATGATGAGCCTGATGCAATAATTGCAGACAGGCGTTATGGATTTATTAGCGGTGCATGTTCTGAGGCAGTTTCAAGAAACTATGAAACACGTCATACCTCCTCTGACAGGATAGATAAGGTGCTTGTTAATCGTGTCTTAGGCTTGCCTATTTTCCTTGGGTTAATGTGGTTAGTATTTAGATTTACTTTTAAAGCAAGCGGGCCTTTAATGGGCTGGATTGAGTCAGCGCAGGAATGGTTGGGGAATATATTTGGTGGGCTTTTACCTAGCAGCAGCGCAATTAAATCATTAGTGGTTGATGGAATAATCGGCGGAGTGGGAAGCGTACTTATATTTGTGCCGATTATATTTCTATTATTTCTGGCAATGGCTGTTTTAGAGGACTCAGGATATATGGCAAGAGCAGCTTTTATTATGGACAGGCTTATGCATAAGATTGGTTTGCATGGTCGCTCT is part of the bacterium genome and encodes:
- a CDS encoding ferrous iron transport protein A — translated: MVLSELKPGQGGKITKISGKGSVRRRILDMGVVKGADIEMERVAPLGDPIEVKIKGYHLSLRKEEASDIHVEIKK
- a CDS encoding transcriptional repressor, translated to MLSKSNISVFACQVKIFWLDRIRKKLDRKIAVLVISQTEIVSICFWKAVKIYLDKLQEKNFKLTPRRIAIIAFFLSRERYLSPEVIWKGLKKKFKHLGLPSIYRNLELFSKCGILTKIQMPDRRLYYGLCKAKDNKHHHHIVCIKCGKVGEFFEGNLFKKKRINGFKVLNHFLQIEGICSNCRIKD
- a CDS encoding metal-dependent transcriptional regulator; the protein is MKKDKKCSPDMEDYLEAILVLKERHKVARVRDISRLMNVKPPSVASALHTLSRDNFVIHEAYGYVDLTPEGEELAKRIQKRHEMLSKFLREILCINPKIAAEDACRMEHAISQETSKKLTKFLEFVQTCPEHDRPDWLKSFDHYFKTGKRLTCKIRELKQKDDT
- the feoB gene encoding ferrous iron transport protein B translates to MQKKLTIALAGNPNSGKTTLFNNLTGARQHVGNYPGVTVEKKEGTLKYKDYSINIVDLPGTYSLTAYSMDEIVTRNFVIEEKPDVVIDVIDTSNLERNLYLATQFMELGVPLILALNMSDVAKKQGTKIDKNRLAELLGVPIVSTVATKKIGMKELLDEIVSLVEAGTEPEKTIVHYGKEIREELKKLEEILKKDKPLGEKYPLRWLAVKLLETDEEIIKKIEESSFSEEILSAVEKSTAHLKSIFNDEPDAIIADRRYGFISGACSEAVSRNYETRHTSSDRIDKVLVNRVLGLPIFLGLMWLVFRFTFKASGPLMGWIESAQEWLGNIFGGLLPSSSAIKSLVVDGIIGGVGSVLIFVPIIFLLFLAMAVLEDSGYMARAAFIMDRLMHKIGLHGRSFIPMLLGFGCNLPAIMATRTIEDRKDRLVTILVNPFISCGARLPVYTLFIGAFFAERIAGNVLFSLYILGMIVAIVMAKIFRRFLFKGPASPFVMELPPYRIPTVNGLFIHMWERGVVYLKKAGTVIFVGCVLIWFLSNFPWQPRYSKDYNALIEQAQENEGLVSKLENEKAFEKMEKSYAGRLGRMISPVFKPLGFDDWKTSVGLIGGFIAKEVVVGTLGTLHSVGEADEESKTLRQALQNQKRSDGSRMYNPLVAYSLMVFVLLYMPCVAVIAVIKRETNSWRWPIFTAVYTTAVAWIVAFLIYQGGMLLGFGG
- a CDS encoding ferrous iron transport protein A, which produces MKGQYLPLNMVSPGRKVKLVAVRGGQGIRRRLNDMGLSIGVEFRIIHSHFFGPCIIAVDDTRLILGRGMSHKILVEDTS